Below is a genomic region from Rhododendron vialii isolate Sample 1 chromosome 5a, ASM3025357v1.
CCACACTGTGATGTGCAACCTTTAATTGTAGCAGCAGATCTGTTTGGCCAAATTATAGGAATAAGGACACTTGCTAATTCATCTTTTCATGGTAGAAGGAAGATGAAGCTGTACTCTGCCTGAAGTGTAGAAGCTCCGCCTGTCTTTGGTCCTTGAAAAGGCTTGTAATAGTGCCTTGTAGCTTAGCCACGGAATCATATTCTCAGAATTTTGTAAAAATCCCCACTCTGAGATCTTTATTACTCCGTAATATGGAAACCTAAATGATTTCAGATGATATCAAGGTGTGCAAGATATTAAGGGACAGATTCATGGATAGATGACTGGGATGAGACTTGTGGATGACCTAGAGGCCTGGCTTTGGTTTGCAAAAGGATTTATTACTCTTGTAGCCTAGGCATAGGATAAAGTCCTCAGATTTTAAACAAATCTCCAATCCGGCACTCTGACAGCTTTAATACGTGGAAAGATAAAGAGCTCAAGACGATAAAAAGTGTAGGACGTCTATTTGTAATTTGATGGACATACGTGAACAAAGCACTGAAATGCAATGGCGATTGGAAGTGCTCAGTAGCTCACTAGCCAATCTCACCTCTCATTTATTGCCAAGCTCAGAGTGCAATGGAATTTTCTTATTGATCACGTCACGTGGACTTAAGCTTTTAGACACAAACGTTTAAAGCATAATTAGAAAATGAAAATCTCCTACAATATCTGTACCTAATCTGATACATTTAGTTTCAGTTTGATGTTGCTTATGTATCTTGAAGTTGTGGTACTTCTGACTAATAGATGAACTTGTAATCCAACCATCACTTTTGAGagattattttgataatttttgaaGTTGCCTTTTCCCCTTGTCTTTATGTTGATCAATTCCTTGAAGTTCATGGAGTTGTCTACagttatttttgtttccttGTGGCAGCATTTGGATTGTCATCTAATGCCCCATTTGGGGCCTCATCAGTTTTTGGGCAGAACAGCAATACAAGTAATCCATTCACTGCCAAGCCATTTGGGAGTACAACTACTTTTGGTACACCTACAGGAGGATCTGTATATGGCGGAACTTCAACGGGTGTGTTTGGCCTAAACTCTCCGTCCTTAGGTCAGCAGTCAACATATGGTTCCCCGTCGCCTCCTGCTTTTGGAACTTCAACAGTTGCTTTTGATACTCCTTTGGCCCCTTCTTTTGGGACCtcttcatcatcttttggtGGTTAGTAATTCATtaagtttctttttaaattttacttGTTGCTTGTGTTAATTATTTAGTTGATAGCTCAATAAGTCGTCGTTTCTTTATTCCATAGTTTGGTCATGTTACAGCAGTTCAGCTAGTATTTTGTTTGTATTCAACTCCAAGTTTGTGGGAAAAAACCCCCAAGTTTGAGTTACAGGCTTTTGTTTTGGAAACCAAGGTTGTGCTTGGCCCGATTATAAGGTGCCTGCAAAAGTTCTCATTGTGTCACTGTAGAAGAGATGATTTAATGTTCAATCAATGAAGTTCCATGTACATGCTTTTGGagaatatgtattttttttttttttggctaatcaAGTGTAATTGGACAATTAGTTGTGATTGTAATGGATAAAGACCCAGTAAAAAAAACCAtgaccagtttttttttttttaactatcaAAATATTATGGCCAGTTTATTTGTTAAAGACATTGCAGTTAATTTACATATTCTGGTCTACGATGGAAGTGATAGTAGGTAGTACTTTTGTTCTATAAGATTCCATTGGCATTCTTGTTCATCAGAATCTGCTTTTTTCTGAATGCTGTTctcatgaattttcttttgactaatttttttttttgtcgcaTGTTTGTAGGACCTTCTATATTTGGCGTGAAGCCTCCTTTTGGAGGATTTGCATCAAGCCCCAACCAATCTACCTCATTTGGGAGTGCGTTTGAACAAGCCCAAACTACTATTGGGACCAATCCATTTGGTTCGTCTTCTTCCTTCAGTGCATCAATCCAAAATGCATTTGGCTCCTCATCTACCTCAGGCAGCACACCTGCAACATCTTTTGCATTTGGAACCGGTGGTGCATTCAATGCTGCAAAACCATTGGGACCATCAAGTACCAATGGTTGGGGGGTATCAACTGGTACTGGTCCATCTTTTTTTGGGACTCAAAGTTCCTCTGGTGAGTATTATCTGTAGTACTCAAAGGTTACCCTTTGTGATTGTTTAAAAATCCTTACAATATATAAATATTTTGCAATTATGAGGATCTATAATACCACCCCCTCCGTCCCTAATTAGTGGTCCATctttccattttgggatgtcccaaattgtttgtccttTTAAAATGTCAAATTGCAAACTGAGTAATTTTCCAAAACTCTCTTATAATTGGCTAGGACTCTATTCAAAAGTTTGAATAAAGGGGCTACGACGGAAATACATGTGTTTTTGTTTGAATCCAAGTGCAATCATTGGATGTACACCCATAAAAGGTTGGAACTCCCAAAAGGACCACCATTGAGGGATGGAGGGAGTTGTTCTATACTTACATCATTTGTTTGTGCCATTTATGTATTATTAACTTTGGGTAAAAAATGCAGGAGGTCAGTCCACAACCTCAACATTTTCTTTTGGACGTCAACAAAGAGGAAGTAGATTAGCAGCGTACACTGCAACTGCATCTGAAGCAGTTGAAGGCGGCAGTCTGCGGTCCATTTCAGGCATGCACATTAACAAAGACAAAAACCATGAAGAATTGAGGTGGGAAGACTATCAGTCCGGAGACAAAGGTATGCTTTTCCTATCCAGTATCCACTAATTGGTTCATTTGTCTTTCCCTTGCTTTATTACGGactcttctttcttgttttcttcgAAATTGCAGGTGGGATGGGAACTGGTGGTTTCACAATTCAGTCAAACTCCTTTGCTCACCCGCCCCCTTCTACATTCACTTCATTACCTTTTAACACATCCCCATCTGTTAACTCTGTGATGACAACATCATCCTCTGCACCTTACCAATTTGTAGCACCACCAATCTCAGCATTTTCCTGGAATCCTACTTCAGGCTTGTATTCTGCTAACACACAACCATCCCCAGTATCTCAGTCTGTTGTGACGCTTCCAGTGACTTCTTCATTTTCAAGCAATGTTCCTCCGGTTGAATTTACCTCTGGCGTGAGTTCTGCCAACACACAACCATCCCCGGTATTGCTGTCTGTTGTGCCGCTTCCACAGACTTCCTCATTTCAAGGCCTTGTTCCTCCGGTTAGTCAACCCAATGTATCCAGTGAATCATCTATGCCTCCTATGGGCAATCAACCTGATCTTAGTCAAACAACTGTAAGTCAGTTTAAGATTGAATAGACTCTCTTACAATATTTTCTATGCATCAACTTGAACAATAATTTCCACATTGACATACTGGAATGCAGCCATTTTTAACCACTCCTTTGCAGCCAACTCAAACAGCTCAGACAGGTGCTTTTGCTAATAGCGAGTTTCCTTGGTCATCAGCAGGTAAATTAGACTTGATTATTCAAGTCTCGTGTCTCCTAGTGGATACTATACTGCATTTTGTAGTTAATTTCAGACAATTGACATTTTCGTTGTTGCTTTGGAAGGTTTAAGTGGATTTGCAGACACCGCAGGAGTTCTTGGACAGAGCATCTTCAGTCTACCGTATGTTTCGTCTCTATCTTTTCATCTCCATTCCTAGATAGTTGGAGTAAAGATGCATCTTTGTTTTTAAAGAGTCCCAATTTTGCCAAGGGACAAATGTGAAGTTTGTTCACATAGGCAATCATGTGTTTCTTTCTCCATGGTTGGGGTTAGTGTGGCTGCAAGCTCAATTGTGATCTCTGTATGGGTCATCAGAATTGGATTTCCTAAGTGTCCCTTCTATGGAGTGGAGCAGTAGAGTTGTAGTGGCAGCTGTAAAGGAGAGGAGTTGTAGCAGCAGTGGTGATGTGGAGGAGATGCGGCAGCGTGgagcggaggaggaggagtaaaGGAGCAGAGGTGAAGATGCGTCGGCGGCAATCAGTGGATCGGCGGCGTGCGTTGGAGTTgttaggtttaggtttaggtgTGGGCTGTTCGTTTTAGGAGTGGGTCAGCCAGTTTGGGCTTGGCCTAGTTTGGTGGCTTTTGGGTGTTTTTCTTGGATTCGGGgcatttgggtttgggtttcaaaaatttggtagattgggccaggcccattGGGTCCTGTTGGTGTCTTGCTAACAGGTTTTTTTACGAAAATCGAGAGGTGAAAAGATAGGTTTAGATTTCGCGAGATGAAGGAGCTCAATGCATCTCTACTCCTGTTGTATTGTTACAGGTTTTCATACTCTTAATGAATTGGAAactttttttgccgataaaaaaaaaaaaagtgtcccTTATATGGCCTTTGAAGTTTCAACAATCAAGTTGGTTGTCTAACTTCGATACTAATGCACGTAAAATCCtgaattcaatgatatttttaaattgttagCAAAGGTAACTCACTTAAGGTATGTACCTAACGCCAAAATGTGATGTATCATTTTGTACTACGTCACAATGCATACAAACTTAACGCTTAGAACCTAACTAATATCCATGTTTTAAAGGAAGAATcctatatttatttttcctctcCCAATCTACGTTATACTAGGGGACATACAGGAATATTTTGAAATCCTTTGGTTCTGAATCCCATGTTATTTCCACTGCTTTGATATCCATGATTATGTATTCAGGTCTTGTACTCAGAACACTGAGGTAGCGCAGCCAGTACCTTGTCAGCTGTCAATTAGTCACCTTGGTTCCACGCCTCCAATTTGCTATGGGATTTCTAACATGCCTGTAAGTCTTACACTTCTGAATCTTTATTAATAAGACATTATTCTATCGCAAATTTTACTTCTTACTGATGGTTTGTGGACAAAAGACACTGCGCCCTTTTGGCACCTGTAGATTCTATTTATCAGAATTGACACCTTGTGATGTATGCTCTATGTAAGCCCCATGCGCATATCCTTAGGATAGAAATTTGGCAGTGCTAAATCTAATACGTGTTTAAATAATTCTAGCAGTACTAGAAGTATTCTAGAAGGGATGTGAAATGTACAACAAATATTAATAAATGGTTGGTGGAGCTAAATGGAAATATAACATGCGTTTGCAAATTTATGTATGGACAGAGGTAGTTTGATTTTTATTCGTCAAGAGTTTTAATACCGAGGCATGTTGagtgtgaaaaaaattcagaagTTGCATACCTTTTACCTTCTGTTAGTCTTCTTGTGATAGTTGTCTCTTATGCTGTTAATAATTTTGGTGCATGACACAAACAGGTGCTTGATAAACCTGC
It encodes:
- the LOC131325607 gene encoding nuclear pore complex protein NUP98A-like isoform X6, producing MHTHKQSHRHNTPISLRISSSAPFTHPSFSLRFGSRINPIPLLFSSSCRNTFLKMFGSTTHFGQSSNGSFGSRSGFGQNSNASSNLFASNPFGSSTPFGSSTGGSVFGGTSTDVFGVNSPPGQFRQSTFGSQLPPAFGTSTAAFGAPSAPAFGTSSSSGAFGLSSNAPFGASSVFGQNSNTSNPFTAKPFGSTTTFGTPTGGSVYGGTSTGVFGLNSPSLGQQSTYGSPSPPAFGTSTVAFDTPLAPSFGTSSSSFGGPSIFGVKPPFGGFASSPNQSTSFGSAFEQAQTTIGTNPFGSSSSFSASIQNAFGSSSTSGSTPATSFAFGTGGAFNAAKPLGPSSTNGWGVSTGTGPSFFGTQSSSGGQSTTSTFSFGRQQRGSRLAAYTATASEAVEGGSLRSISGMHINKDKNHEELRWEDYQSGDKGGMGTGGFTIQSNSFAHPPPSTFTSLPFNTSPSVNSVMTTSSSAPYQFVAPPISAFSWNPTSGLYSANTQPSPVSQSVVTLPVTSSFSSNVPPVEFTSGVSSANTQPSPVLLSVVPLPQTSSFQGLVPPPFLTTPLQPTQTAQTGAFANSEFPWSSAGLSGFADTAGVLGQSIFSLPSCTQNTEVAQPVPCQLSISHLGSTPPICYGISNMPVLDKPAATVRVSSLLTSRHLSHRRIRLPARKYDPKSDGPKVPFFSDNEGLPPAAKGGAVFFRRENPRALVVLPAEQWPQRFDTEKMSQLVHASLHVYKNGTISAEVSAPALVNGSLCQYEDDHLVENTKSNHERKEHVTDVEASMPRLSCSDYYTEPQVPELAANERAEPGFCHHVKNFVVGRHGYGSITFLGETDVRHLDLDSHVKFNNREVMVYMDERDKPPVGEGLNKAAEVTLLNVKCIDKMGNRYINGPKVDKYREMLIKKAKEQGAEFVSYDPVEGEWKFRVQHFSRYGF
- the LOC131325607 gene encoding nuclear pore complex protein NUP98A-like isoform X4, translated to MHTHKQSHRHNTPISLRISSSAPFTHPSFSLRFGSRINPIPLLFSSSCRNTFLKMFGSTTHFGQSSNGSFGSRSGFGQNSNASSNLFASNPFGSSTPFGSSTGGSVFGGTSTDVFGVNSPPGQFRQSTFGSQLPPAFGTSTAAFGAPSAPAFGTSSSSGAFGLSSNAPFGASSVFGQNSNTSNPFTAKPFGSTTTFGTPTGGSVYGGTSTGVFGLNSPSLGQQSTYGSPSPPSFGTSSSSFGGPSIFGVKPPFGGFASSPNQSTSFGSAFEQAQTTIGTNPFGSSSSFSASIQNAFGSSSTSGSTPATSFAFGTGGAFNAAKPLGPSSTNGWGVSTGTGPSFFGTQSSSGGQSTTSTFSFGRQQRGSRLAAYTATASEAVEGGSLRSISGMHINKDKNHEELRWEDYQSGDKGGMGTGGFTIQSNSFAHPPPSTFTSLPFNTSPSVNSVMTTSSSAPYQFVAPPISAFSWNPTSGLYSANTQPSPVSQSVVTLPVTSSFSSNVPPVEFTSGVSSANTQPSPVLLSVVPLPQTSSFQGLVPPVSQPNVSSESSMPPMGNQPDLSQTTPFLTTPLQPTQTAQTGAFANSEFPWSSAGLSGFADTAGVLGQSIFSLPSCTQNTEVAQPVPCQLSISHLGSTPPICYGISNMPVLDKPAATVRVSSLLTSRHLSHRRIRLPARKYDPKSDGPKVPFFSDNEGLPPAAKGGAVFFRRENPRALVVLPAEQWPQRFDTEKMSQLVHASLHVYKNGTISAEVSAPALVNGSLCQYEDDHLVENTKSNHERKEHVTDVEASMPRLSCSDYYTEPQVPELAANERAEPGFCHHVKNFVVGRHGYGSITFLGETDVRHLDLDSHVKFNNREVMVYMDERDKPPVGEGLNKAAEVTLLNVKCIDKMGNRYINGPKVDKYREMLIKKAKEQGAEFVSYDPVEGEWKFRVQHFSRYGF
- the LOC131325607 gene encoding nuclear pore complex protein NUP98A-like isoform X5, whose translation is MHTHKQSHRHNTPISLRISSSAPFTHPSFSLRFGSRINPIPLLFSSSCRNTFLKMFGSTTHFGQSSNGSFGSRSGFGQNSNASSNLFASNPFGSSTPFGSSTGGSVFGGTSTDVFGVNSPPGQFRQSTFGSQLPPAFGTSTAAFGAPSAPAFGTSSSSGAFGLSSNAPFGASSVFGQNSNTSNPFTAKPFGSTTTFGTPTGGSVYGGTSTGVFGLNSPSLGQQSTYGSPSPPAFGTSTVAFDTPLAPSFGTSSSSFGGPSIFGVKPPFGGFASSPNQSTSFGSAFEQAQTTIGTNPFGSSSSFSASIQNAFGSSSTSGSTPATSFAFGTGGAFNAAKPLGPSSTNGWGVSTGTGPSFFGTQSSSGGQSTTSTFSFGRQQRGSRLAAYTATASEAVEGGSLRSISGMHINKDKNHEELRWEDYQSGDKGGMGTGGFTIQSNSFAHPPPSTFTSLPFNTSPSVNSVMTTSSSAPYQFVAPPISAFSWNPTSGLYSANTQPSPVSQSVVTLPVTSSFSSNVPPVEFTSGVSSANTQPSPVLLSVVPLPQTSSFQGLVPPVSQPNVSSESSMPPMGNQPDLSQTTPFLTTPLQPTQTAQTGAFANSEFPWSSAGLSGFADTAGVLGQSIFSLPSCTQNTEVAQPVPCQLSISHLGSTPPICYGISNMPVLDKPAATVRVSSLLTSRHLSHRRIRLPARKYDPKSDGPKVPFFSDNEGLPPAAKGGAVFFRRENPRALVVLPAEQWPQRFDTEKMSQLVHASLHVYKNDHLVENTKSNHERKEHVTDVEASMPRLSCSDYYTEPQVPELAANERAEPGFCHHVKNFVVGRHGYGSITFLGETDVRHLDLDSHVKFNNREVMVYMDERDKPPVGEGLNKAAEVTLLNVKCIDKMGNRYINGPKVDKYREMLIKKAKEQGAEFVSYDPVEGEWKFRVQHFSRYGF
- the LOC131325607 gene encoding nuclear pore complex protein NUP98A-like isoform X2, whose amino-acid sequence is MHTHKQSHRHNTPISLRISSSAPFTHPSFSLRFGSRINPIPLLFSSSCRNTFLKMFGSTTHFGQSSNGSFGSRSGFGQNSNASSNLFASNPFGSSTPFGSSTGGSVFGGTSTDVFGVNSPPGQFRQSTFGSQLPPAFGTSTAAFGAPSAPAFGTSSSSGAFGLSSNAPFGASSVFGQNSNTSNPFTAKPFGSTTTFGTPTGGSVYGGTSTGVFGLNSPSLGQQSTYGSPSPPAFGTSTVAFDTPLAPSFGTSSSSFGGPSIFGVKPPFGGFASSPNQSTSFGSAFEQAQTTIGTNPFGSSSSFSASIQNAFGSSSTSGSTPATSFAFGTGGAFNAAKPLGPSSTNGWGVSTGTGPSFFGTQSSSGGQSTTSTFSFGRQQRGSRLAAYTATASEAVEGGSLRSISGMHINKDKNHEELRWEDYQSGDKGGMGTGGFTIQSNSFAHPPPSTFTSLPFNTSPSVNSVMTTSSSAPYQFVAPPISAFSWNPTSGLYSANTQPSPVSQSVVTLPVTSSFSSNVPPVEFTSGVSSANTQPSPVLLSVVPLPQTSSFQGLVPPVSQPNVSSESSMPPMGNQPDLSQTTPFLTTPLQPTQTAQTGAFANSEFPWSSAGLSGFADTAGVLGQSIFSLPYNTEVAQPVPCQLSISHLGSTPPICYGISNMPVLDKPAATVRVSSLLTSRHLSHRRIRLPARKYDPKSDGPKVPFFSDNEGLPPAAKGGAVFFRRENPRALVVLPAEQWPQRFDTEKMSQLVHASLHVYKNGTISAEVSAPALVNGSLCQYEDDHLVENTKSNHERKEHVTDVEASMPRLSCSDYYTEPQVPELAANERAEPGFCHHVKNFVVGRHGYGSITFLGETDVRHLDLDSHVKFNNREVMVYMDERDKPPVGEGLNKAAEVTLLNVKCIDKMGNRYINGPKVDKYREMLIKKAKEQGAEFVSYDPVEGEWKFRVQHFSRYGF
- the LOC131325607 gene encoding nuclear pore complex protein NUP98A-like isoform X8, whose protein sequence is MFGSTTHFGQSSNGSFGSRSGFGQNSNASSNLFASNPFGSSTPFGSSTGGSVFGGTSTDVFGVNSPPGQFRQSTFGSQLPPAFGTSTAAFGAPSAPAFGTSSSSGAFGLSSNAPFGASSVFGQNSNTSNPFTAKPFGSTTTFGTPTGGSVYGGTSTGVFGLNSPSLGQQSTYGSPSPPAFGTSTVAFDTPLAPSFGTSSSSFGGPSIFGVKPPFGGFASSPNQSTSFGSAFEQAQTTIGTNPFGSSSSFSASIQNAFGSSSTSGSTPATSFAFGTGGAFNAAKPLGPSSTNGWGVSTGTGPSFFGTQSSSGGQSTTSTFSFGRQQRGSRLAAYTATASEAVEGGSLRSISGMHINKDKNHEELRWEDYQSGDKGGMGTGGFTIQSNSFAHPPPSTFTSLPFNTSPSVNSVMTTSSSAPYQFVAPPISAFSWNPTSGLYSANTQPSPVSQSVVTLPVTSSFSSNVPPVEFTSGVSSANTQPSPVLLSVVPLPQTSSFQGLVPPVSQPNVSSESSMPPMGNQPDLSQTTPFLTTPLQPTQTAQTGAFANSEFPWSSAGLSGFADTAGVLGQSIFSLPSCTQNTEVAQPVPCQLSISHLGSTPPICYGISNMPVLDKPAATVRVSSLLTSRHLSHRRIRLPARKYDPKSDGPKVPFFSDNEGLPPAAKGGAVFFRRENPRALVVLPAEQWPQRFDTEKMSQLVHASLHVYKNGTISAEVSAPALVNGSLCQYEDDHLVENTKSNHERKEHVTDVEASMPRLSCSDYYTEPQVPELAANERAEPGFCHHVKNFVVGRHGYGSITFLGETDVRHLDLDSHVKFNNREVMVYMDERDKPPVGEGLNKAAEVTLLNVKCIDKMGNRYINGPKVDKYREMLIKKAKEQGAEFVSYDPVEGEWKFRVQHFSRYGF
- the LOC131325607 gene encoding nuclear pore complex protein NUP98A-like isoform X3, with protein sequence MHTHKQSHRHNTPISLRISSSAPFTHPSFSLRFGSRINPIPLLFSSSCRNTFLKMFGSTTHFGQSSNGSFGSRSGFGQNSNASSNLFASNPFGSSTPFGSSTGGSVFGGTSTDVFGVNSPPGQFRQSTFGSQLPPAFGTSTAAFGAPSAPAFGTSSSSGAFGLSSNAPFGASSVFGQNSNTSNPFTAKPFGSTTTFGTPTGGSVYGGTSTGVFGLNSPSLGQQSTYGSPSPPAFGTSTVAFDTPLAPSFGTSSSSFGGPSIFGVKPPFGGFASSPNQSTSFGSAFEQAQTTIGTNPFGSSSSFSASIQNAFGSSSTSGSTPATSFAFGTGGAFNAAKPLGPSSTNGWGVSTGTGPSFFGTQSSSGGQSTTSTFSFGRQQRGSRLAAYTATASEAVEGGSLRSISGMHINKDKNHEELRWEDYQSGDKGGMGTGGFTIQSNSFAHPPPSTFTSLPFNTSPSVNSVMTTSSSAPYQFVAPPISAFSWNPTSGLYSANTQPSPVSQSVVTLPVTSSFSSNVPPVEFTSGVSSANTQPSPVLLSVVPLPQTSSFQGLVPPVSQPNVSSESSMPPMGNQPDLSQTTPTQTAQTGAFANSEFPWSSAGLSGFADTAGVLGQSIFSLPSCTQNTEVAQPVPCQLSISHLGSTPPICYGISNMPVLDKPAATVRVSSLLTSRHLSHRRIRLPARKYDPKSDGPKVPFFSDNEGLPPAAKGGAVFFRRENPRALVVLPAEQWPQRFDTEKMSQLVHASLHVYKNGTISAEVSAPALVNGSLCQYEDDHLVENTKSNHERKEHVTDVEASMPRLSCSDYYTEPQVPELAANERAEPGFCHHVKNFVVGRHGYGSITFLGETDVRHLDLDSHVKFNNREVMVYMDERDKPPVGEGLNKAAEVTLLNVKCIDKMGNRYINGPKVDKYREMLIKKAKEQGAEFVSYDPVEGEWKFRVQHFSRYGF
- the LOC131325607 gene encoding nuclear pore complex protein NUP98A-like isoform X7; its protein translation is MHTHKQSHRHNTPISLRISSSAPFTHPSFSLRFGSRINPIPLLFSSSCRNTFLKMFGSTTHFGQSSNGSFGSRSGFGQNSNASSNLFASNPFGSSTPFGSSTGGSVFGGTSTDVFGVNSPPGQFRQSTFGSQLPPAFGTSTAAFGAPSAPAFGTSSSSGAFGLSSNAPFGASSVFGQNSNTSNPFTAKPFGSTTTFGTPTGGSVYGGTSTGVFGLNSPSLGQQSTYGSPSPPAFGTSTVAFDTPLAPSFGTSSSSFGGPSIFGVKPPFGGFASSPNQSTSFGSAFEQAQTTIGTNPFGSSSSFSASIQNAFGSSSTSGSTPATSFAFGTGGAFNAAKPLGPSSTNGWGVSTGTGPSFFGTQSSSGGQSTTSTFSFGRQQRGSRLAAYTATASEAVEGGSLRSISGMHINKDKNHEELRWEDYQSGDKGGMGTGGFTIQSNSFAHPPPSTFTSLPFNTSPSVNSVMTTSSSAPYQFVAPPISAFSWNPTSGLYSANTQPSPVSQSVVTLPVTSSFSSNVPPVEFTSGVSSANTQPSPVLLSVVPLPQTSSFQGLVPPPTQTAQTGAFANSEFPWSSAGLSGFADTAGVLGQSIFSLPSCTQNTEVAQPVPCQLSISHLGSTPPICYGISNMPVLDKPAATVRVSSLLTSRHLSHRRIRLPARKYDPKSDGPKVPFFSDNEGLPPAAKGGAVFFRRENPRALVVLPAEQWPQRFDTEKMSQLVHASLHVYKNGTISAEVSAPALVNGSLCQYEDDHLVENTKSNHERKEHVTDVEASMPRLSCSDYYTEPQVPELAANERAEPGFCHHVKNFVVGRHGYGSITFLGETDVRHLDLDSHVKFNNREVMVYMDERDKPPVGEGLNKAAEVTLLNVKCIDKMGNRYINGPKVDKYREMLIKKAKEQGAEFVSYDPVEGEWKFRVQHFSRYGF
- the LOC131325607 gene encoding nuclear pore complex protein NUP98A-like isoform X1 — protein: MHTHKQSHRHNTPISLRISSSAPFTHPSFSLRFGSRINPIPLLFSSSCRNTFLKMFGSTTHFGQSSNGSFGSRSGFGQNSNASSNLFASNPFGSSTPFGSSTGGSVFGGTSTDVFGVNSPPGQFRQSTFGSQLPPAFGTSTAAFGAPSAPAFGTSSSSGAFGLSSNAPFGASSVFGQNSNTSNPFTAKPFGSTTTFGTPTGGSVYGGTSTGVFGLNSPSLGQQSTYGSPSPPAFGTSTVAFDTPLAPSFGTSSSSFGGPSIFGVKPPFGGFASSPNQSTSFGSAFEQAQTTIGTNPFGSSSSFSASIQNAFGSSSTSGSTPATSFAFGTGGAFNAAKPLGPSSTNGWGVSTGTGPSFFGTQSSSGGQSTTSTFSFGRQQRGSRLAAYTATASEAVEGGSLRSISGMHINKDKNHEELRWEDYQSGDKGGMGTGGFTIQSNSFAHPPPSTFTSLPFNTSPSVNSVMTTSSSAPYQFVAPPISAFSWNPTSGLYSANTQPSPVSQSVVTLPVTSSFSSNVPPVEFTSGVSSANTQPSPVLLSVVPLPQTSSFQGLVPPVSQPNVSSESSMPPMGNQPDLSQTTPFLTTPLQPTQTAQTGAFANSEFPWSSAGLSGFADTAGVLGQSIFSLPSCTQNTEVAQPVPCQLSISHLGSTPPICYGISNMPVLDKPAATVRVSSLLTSRHLSHRRIRLPARKYDPKSDGPKVPFFSDNEGLPPAAKGGAVFFRRENPRALVVLPAEQWPQRFDTEKMSQLVHASLHVYKNGTISAEVSAPALVNGSLCQYEDDHLVENTKSNHERKEHVTDVEASMPRLSCSDYYTEPQVPELAANERAEPGFCHHVKNFVVGRHGYGSITFLGETDVRHLDLDSHVKFNNREVMVYMDERDKPPVGEGLNKAAEVTLLNVKCIDKMGNRYINGPKVDKYREMLIKKAKEQGAEFVSYDPVEGEWKFRVQHFSRYGF